Proteins from a genomic interval of Candidatus Woesearchaeota archaeon:
- a CDS encoding PRC-barrel domain-containing protein: MLKMKRISETYDMKVFTDNGEYFGDVEESILTQTKVFGWRVRATKNSFLNKVLGSAKGVIVPHQLVKSIGDVMIISKAAVPSYNPEEEEKA; encoded by the coding sequence ATGTTAAAAATGAAAAGGATTTCTGAAACATATGACATGAAGGTATTTACTGACAATGGCGAGTATTTCGGCGATGTTGAAGAGAGCATTCTCACGCAGACAAAGGTGTTTGGATGGCGCGTAAGGGCAACAAAGAATTCCTTCCTAAACAAAGTGCTGGGCAGCGCAAAAGGAGTTATAGTTCCGCATCAATTGGTTAAATCCATCGGTGATGTCATGATCATCAGCAAAGCAGCTGTTCCGAGCTATAATCCTGAAGAAGAAGAGAAGGCATAA
- a CDS encoding TraB/GumN family protein, protein MIHKNLIVIGTSHIAKESLKEVEDTIKKEKPDIVALELDRKRFFALLQKEKRGVRISDIGRIGFKGYLFALLGAWAEKKLGSIVGVQPGSEMVAAIKLAKKNNIRVALIDQDIEVTLKKFSKSLTWKEKLNFVKDIFKGFLMRRKLEFDLNKVPSKEIIRKLTDEVKKNYPNVYRVLVIERNEVMAANLKKIMLENPKAKIAAIVGAGHEEEIIGMIKA, encoded by the coding sequence ATGATCCATAAGAACCTTATTGTAATAGGGACTTCACATATAGCAAAAGAATCGCTTAAAGAGGTAGAAGACACTATAAAAAAAGAAAAGCCGGATATTGTTGCATTGGAGCTCGACAGGAAGCGCTTTTTTGCCCTTCTGCAGAAAGAGAAAAGAGGTGTAAGAATAAGCGACATCGGAAGGATTGGATTTAAAGGCTACCTGTTTGCCTTGCTTGGGGCGTGGGCTGAAAAGAAGCTTGGATCCATTGTCGGAGTTCAGCCCGGGTCTGAGATGGTTGCTGCTATAAAGCTGGCAAAAAAGAACAATATAAGGGTTGCTTTGATTGACCAGGATATTGAAGTTACATTGAAAAAATTCTCAAAAAGCCTGACTTGGAAGGAGAAGTTGAATTTTGTAAAGGATATTTTCAAAGGATTTCTTATGAGGAGGAAACTGGAATTTGACCTGAATAAAGTTCCTTCCAAAGAGATCATTAGGAAACTGACAGATGAAGTAAAAAAGAATTATCCCAATGTTTACAGGGTGCTTGTTATAGAAAGGAATGAAGTGATGGCAGCCAATCTTAAGAAAATAATGCTTGAAAACCCTAAAGCCAAGATTGCTGCGATTGTCGGAGCAGGGCATGAAGAGGAAATAATTGGGATGATAAAGGCTTAA